In one window of Plasmodium cynomolgi strain B DNA, chromosome 13, whole genome shotgun sequence DNA:
- a CDS encoding hypothetical protein (putative), producing the protein MIFLGLNSDYSARINLKIKFIVKSIIKVLTKHLVLISILNLIISLCYNYIVNADSNHQLNIVAHLLRGTFVSSVPSCLTLSLLIFFKEHSLNNYKYKEWNLINVLCVVLTFYSIFYTKTVFSKDYGNNIYDILYVASIS; encoded by the exons ATGATTTTCTTGGGATTAAATAGTGATTACAGTGCtagaataaatttaaaaataaaatttattgtaAAATCAATAATAAAAGTTTTAACTAAGCATTTAGTATTAATAAGCATTTTAAACCTGATCATCTCACTATGTTACAACTATATTGTAAATGCAGACAGTAATC accAGCTAAATATTGTAGCGCATTTATTAAGAGGAACGTTTGTTAGCTCCGTACCATCATGTTTAACCCTatcattattaatattttttaaggagCACAGCTTAAACA ATTACAAGTACAAGGAATGGAATTTGATAAACGTATTATGCGTAGTATTAACCTTTTATAGCATATTTTACACGAAGACTGTTTTTTCAAAGGACTATGGGAACAACATATACGATATCCTCTACGTAGCATCCATATCGTAA
- a CDS encoding hypothetical protein (putative) yields the protein MLKRDSLSNLHSKETRRFSHKKESFSYDYSEYLNLCLGEYRNNIYDLDLINENEECMRELVNYYNYLYRNYYENVINVFESNNPSEKAYANENYSVKLDLLNKRHVEALYNISILSISDKLKFYMLRGAIKKSKDTNDDDKIGPDHPERSNESRTLKKNLFTNHAIKPNENLTDRNISDRNLGDLPNKGPYAEKNPKMYTNDDLSSNDMKREEEFDIIKYLFYVMRSIEYSLSSESGNLSSFYNSLKIYFFRDNVNENYYNNIYLLTLCLHCLENITSNIVTFDIRQVENEELNVAGNEKNGYTYSNPVKMNSLQNNIKRKYSTSNFRNHPSPNEMNTNFHQNSTVHNTTSYVRSTTREYNSFKIFNNNVYFYKVFFYVLNFLNFYLEDMIKDGSLLYSDMMKMHAESNVRRNRKEQMLTSSHVLNGTTNSNLPSFVDSKEELLFLGKNRITYSNILLKCLNIINNLMNLDALREKIMNSSNDLNELKIFLSKYYKYLNEYEDIEVYKNFYISLYKTYIFIFPEELEKENYFSPMLLFENIVNNGNLIRMRTIVDTLIFCFNDKKFVYFFEENINITKVLFIFVTYSSRLLTNKQYELITNISFLFYIILIKFPNVSITIFHILNENNDYIMKYNEDKKFNSIFSNINEHINMLFLSTIHKNKNLATVISLIFSKLIHLYCQFCAKKNNHLDNVQNNANTHFSAYGTHLNTNNYSLRNLNSSYINANGQNANVTGGVGSLAKNVNNLNYSYASNNDNEGGKLQKEIFCRTFDNIKTSERNTVIKAILINLHIIPDVYSSSAIFPVEENIEKTRYIIVIINFLFTLMKTKFYETIHENTFEYIDYFIEELKKSVNMKNIKLVCGYISLLLNYSLNKKTNNLNETADLKSSIFIKNIHYNNQPNIIKIHKALYESGALTFLISSLYESKDSLIIYNCVYSISFLLYKKSILDFDKNIELSNMKIAILNIVRHYYNLDSYLENYTENFIDYKGFLKGSSKKNLALHEDDNYNTLLNKLNKRNSYEFEDINKKYLYEEENRYLLNEKNDNYLPNHMNSNYSQNLSKNITSSEHIGSKNMFPPLKYQYASANYENSFFLNFDKIFFETIKNRKSSFNFYFDTIYNTQYLFNFLLHNFLFYSKDADEYSKKYLLNILLHNNITRSSDISFYSNKIKNLNSQFNESQSRLELYKQDLERYKDVINVLNKEIEEKQNAHNALIQKIRKENELEINRKLQENNNLENIISQKNDIIDELQRKYEEVYLQKKEAEEENVNIKNRTVSMESLLKSLQTKYTQIQTQNKTLNNKLTDQTNRINEGINVINSLTSENEKLKTIEENQNNELEGTFKKLIVVVKELSDKKKELDEKDKNIKKYSSDIQELKSIISKSDNDLKEQALIIDNFTGLNKNLSEELNNANKNLEISKRYIMNYEK from the exons ATGCTTAAAAGAGACAGCCTGTCAAACCTGCACAGCAAAGAAACAAGAAGGTTCtctcacaaaaaggaaagtttCAGCTATGATTACTCAGAATATTTGAATTTGTGCCTGGGGGAGTACAGAAATAACATATACGATTTAGATTTaataaacgaaaatgaagaatgtaTGCGAGAGTtggtaaattattataattatctGTATAGGAATTATTACGAAAATGTCATAAACGTCTTTGAGAGTAACAACCCTAGCGAAAAGGCTTATGCAAATGAAAACTATTCCGTGAAGCTGGACTTATTGAACAAGAGGCATGTAGAAGCTCTGTACAACATCAGCATTTTAAGTATTTCAGATAAACTCAAGTTTTACATGCTGCGAGgggcgataaaaaaaagcaaagacaCGAATGATGATGATAAAATTGGTCCAGATCACCCAGAAAGGAGCAATGAAAGCAGGACACTTAAGAAAAACTTATTCACAAATCATGCAATAAAGCCAAATGAGAATCTCACTGATCGAAACATTAGTGATAGAAACCTTGGTGATCTGCCGAATAAAGGCCCATATGCTGAGAAGAACCCgaaaatgtacacaaatgATGACTTATCGTCCAATGATATGAAGCGAGAAGAAGAATTCGATATAATCAAATATTTGTTTTACGTTATGAGATCAATTGAATACTCCCTAAGTTCAGAAAGCGGAAATTTGTCCTCCTTTTATAATTctcttaaaatatatttctttcgGGACAATGTTAATGAAAACTATTataataacatttatttattaaccCTGTGCTTACACtgtttggaaaatataacaaGTAATATAGTCACATTTGACATTCGGCAGGTGGAAAATGAAGAGCTAAATGTAGcagggaatgaaaaaaatggctacacTTATTCGAATCCTGTAAAGATGAATAGCCTTCAAAACAACATCAAAAGGAAGTACTCGACATCAAATTTTAGAAACCATCCTTCACCAAATGAGATGAATACAAATTTCCATCAAAATAGTACAGTTCACAATACGACAAGTTATGTTAGAAGCACGACAAGGGAGTATAACTCGTTCAAGATATTCAATaataatgtttatttttacaaggtatttttttacgttttaaatttcttaaacTTTTACCTTGAAGATATGATAAAAGACGGCTCCCTGCTATACTCTGATATGATGAAAATGCACGCAGAAAGTAACGTTCGCAGGAATCGAAAGGAGCAAATGCTGACATCTTCTCACGTGCTAAATGGAACCACAAATAGCAATTTACCATCCTTTGTTGACAGCAAAGAAGAACTACTGTTTTTGGGAAAGAACAGAATAACCTACAGTAACATTTTGCTCAAGTGTTTAAACATAATTAACAATTTAATGAACTTGGACGCCCTGAGagagaaaattatgaattcAAGCAACGATCTTAATgagttaaaaatatttttatcgaAATATTACAAGtatttaaatgaatatgAAGATATTGAAGTGTACAAAAATTTCTATATCAGCTTGTACAAGAcgtatatattcattttcccGGAGGAactagaaaaagaaaactatttttcccccatgCTCCTTTTTGAGAATATCGTAAATAATGGAAATTTAATCAGAATGAGAACCATTGTAGACACACTTATATTCTGttttaatgataaaaaatttgtctatttttttgaagaaaacatAAACATAACGAAagtccttttcatttttgtcacgtACTCGTCCAGATTGTTAACGAATAAACAATACGAACTAATTACAAACATATCCTTCCTCTTTTACATTATCTTAATTAAATTTCCAAATGTGTCCATAACcatatttcacattttaaatgaaaataatgattaCATTATGAAGTATaatgaagacaaaaaattcaattcCATTTTTAGTAACATAAATGAACACATAAACATGCTGTTCTTATCAACTAttcataaaaacaaaaatttggcTACAGTGatttctctcattttttccaagctGATACATCTATATTGTcaattttgcgcaaaaaaaaataatcacttAGACAATGTCCAGAATAACGCGAATACTCATTTCTCGGCATATGGAACGCATCTAAATACAAATAACTACAgtttaagaaatttaaatagtTCTTATATCAATGCAAATGGGCAGAATGCGAATGTAACAGGAGGTGTAGGCAGTTTAgcgaaaaatgtaaacaacTTGAATTATTCCTATGCGTCGAATAACGATAACGAGGGAGGCAAATTACAGAAGGAAATATTCTGTAGGACATTTgacaatataaaaacaagTGAAAGGAACACCGTTATCAAAGCTATACTGATTAATCTACATATAATTCCAGATGTCTATTCTTCGAGTGCCATTTTTCCGGTAGAAgaaaatatcgaaaaaaCAAGGTACATCATTGTCATTATTAATTTCCTGTTTACACTAATGAAAACGAAATTTTACGAAACGATACATGAAAATACTTTTGAATATATAGATTATTTCATTGAGGAACTGAAAAAGAGTGtcaatatgaaaaatataaaattagttTGTGGATACATTTCTCTTCTGTTAAATTATtcgttaaataaaaaaaccaATAACTTAAATGAAACAGCGGATTTGAAGTCcagtatatttataaaaaatattcattataaCAACCAGCcgaatattattaaaatacaCAAGGCTTTGTACGAATCAGGAGCGCTAACCTTTTTGATATCGTCCTTGTACGAATCTAAAGATTCtctaataatttataacTGTGTTTATTCAATATCTTTTCTACTATATAAAAAGTCCATCCTagattttgataaaaatattgaactttcaaatatgaaaatagcCATTTTAAACATAGTTAGACATTATTACAATTTAGACAGTTATTTGGAAAATTACACAGAGAATTTTATTGATTATAAAGGCTTCTTAAAAGGAAGTTCCAAGAAAAATCTAGCACTACACGAAGATGATAATTACAACACGCTactgaacaaattaaataaaagaaattcaTACGAATTTGaagacataaataaaaaatacctGTATGAAGAGGAGAACAGGTACTTGCTAAACGAAAAGAATGATAATTATTTACCAAATCATATGAACTCGAATTATTCCCAAAacttaagtaaaaatattactaGCAGTGAACATAtaggaagtaaaaatatgttcccTCCTTTAAAGTACCAATATGCAAGCGCAAATTACgaaaattcctttttccttaatttcgacaaaatattcttcgaaacgataaaaaacagaaagaGCTCCTTCAACTTTTATTTTGACACAATATACAACACAcagtatttatttaattttttgttacacaATTTTCTGTTCTATTCGAAGGACGCGGATGAATATTCCAAAAAGTATTTGCTAAACATTTTACTGCACAATAACATAACGAGATCATCTGACATTAGTTTTTATtcgaataaaataaaaaacctAAATTCGCAATTTAACGAATCGCAATCAAGGTTAGAGCTCTATAAGCAAGACCTCGAGAGGTATAAAGATGTCATAAATGTGCTAAACAAAGAAATagaagagaaacaaaatgcGCACAATGCCttaattcaaaaaattagaaaagaaaacgagtTGGAAATTAATAGAAAACTACAAGAAAATAACAACCTGGAGAATATCATTTCGCAAAAGAATGACATAATAGATGA actgcaaagaaaatatgaagaggTATACCTGCAAAAGAAGgaagcagaggaagaaaatgtgaatataaaaaacagaaCTGTTTCTATGGAATCTTTATTAAAATCACTTCAGACAAAATACACACAAATACAGACGCAAAACAAAACACTAAATAACAAATTGACAGATCAAACGAATAGAATTAATGAGGGAATAAACGTCATTAACTCGCTTACt aGTGAAAATGAGAAGTTGAAAACTATAGAAGAAAACCAAAACAATGAACTGGAAGGGACATTCAA GAAACTGATTGTTGTCGTTAAAGAGTTAAGtgacaaaaagaaagaacTGGATGAAAAGGATaagaatattaaaaaatatagcagtGACATACAAGAACTGAAAAGCATAATAAGCAAGAGTGACAATGACTTAAAG GAACAAGCATTAATAATTGATAACTTCACAGGGCTGAACAAAAACCTAAGCGAGGAATTAAACAACGCCaacaaaaatttggaaatatCAAAGAGATACATTATGAATTATGAAAAGTGA
- a CDS encoding hypothetical protein (putative), whose translation MDREGNKAPAKGVDLLTVKNVILLVFVVTSFILIYKFMKYRKRVSEFKRNNKLDEKMKMSREKRLQELEKEMMVNKQKMSEQMNKGDDKKDKALDSDKPKPDSKDNSSFNHFRDLSNYYRPSVRNRIIKTNDLFIDKIPQGIHE comes from the exons ATGGACAGGGAGGGCAACAAGGCTCCCGCAAAGGGAGTAGATTTACTGACAGTCAAAAATGTGATCCTGCTAGTGTTCGTCGTTACATCTTTTATACTTATTTATAAGTTCATGAAATATCGAAAGAGAGTTTCGGAATTTAAGAGGAATAACAAACTAGATGAAAAGATGAAAATGTCAAGGGAGAAAAGGCTGCAAgaattggaaaaagaaatgatggttaataaacaaaaaatgagtgaacaaatgaacaaggGAGATGACAAAAAAGATAAAGCATTAGACTCAGACAAACCAAAACCAGATTCAAAGGACAATTCGTCGTTCAACCATTTTAGGGATTTATCAAACTACTACAGGCCGTCCGTAAGAAATAG aataataaaaactaATGATTTGTTCATTGATAAAATTCCCCAGGGAATTCATGAATAA